From one Catenuloplanes nepalensis genomic stretch:
- a CDS encoding 4-hydroxy-3-methylbut-2-enyl diphosphate reductase, with translation MSETSRKRVLLAKPRGYCAGVDRAVQTVEESLKLYGAPIYVRKQIVHNKHVVTSLEAKGAIFVEENEEVPEGATVIFSAHGVAPTVHESAKARNLRAIDATCPLVTKVHHEARRFAAEDYDILLIGHEGHEEVIGTAGEAPAHVQLVDGPDGVDKVTVRDPSKVVWLSQTTLSVDETMETVARLKTKLPLLVSPPSDDICYATSNRQHVVKEIAPECDVVIVVGSTNSSNSVRLVEVALQYGARAGHLVDFAHEIRDEWLSGATTVGLTSGASVPDDLVMDVLTHLAARGFGDVEEILTAEERLTFSLPQELKRDMKKAALQA, from the coding sequence GTGAGCGAGACGAGCCGTAAGCGGGTCCTGCTGGCCAAGCCGCGTGGCTACTGCGCGGGTGTGGACCGGGCGGTGCAGACCGTCGAAGAGTCGCTGAAACTCTACGGCGCCCCGATCTACGTCCGGAAGCAGATCGTGCACAACAAGCACGTGGTCACCTCGCTGGAGGCCAAGGGCGCGATCTTCGTGGAGGAGAACGAGGAGGTGCCGGAGGGCGCCACCGTCATCTTCTCCGCGCACGGCGTCGCCCCCACGGTGCACGAGTCCGCGAAGGCGCGGAACCTGCGCGCGATCGACGCGACCTGCCCGCTGGTGACGAAGGTGCACCACGAGGCCCGCCGGTTCGCCGCGGAGGACTACGACATCCTGCTGATCGGCCACGAGGGGCACGAGGAGGTCATCGGCACGGCCGGTGAGGCTCCCGCGCACGTGCAGCTGGTCGACGGGCCGGACGGCGTCGACAAGGTCACCGTGCGTGACCCGAGCAAGGTCGTCTGGCTGTCCCAGACCACGCTCTCCGTGGACGAGACGATGGAGACCGTGGCGCGACTGAAGACGAAGCTGCCGCTGCTGGTCTCGCCGCCGAGCGACGACATCTGCTACGCGACCTCCAACCGGCAGCACGTGGTCAAGGAGATCGCGCCGGAGTGCGACGTGGTGATCGTGGTCGGCTCGACGAACTCGTCGAACTCGGTGCGCCTGGTCGAGGTCGCGCTGCAGTACGGCGCGCGGGCCGGCCACCTGGTCGACTTCGCGCACGAGATCCGCGACGAGTGGCTCTCGGGTGCGACCACGGTCGGCCTGACCTCCGGCGCCAGCGTGCCGGACGACCTGGTGATGGACGTGCTGACGCACCTGGCCGCGCGCGGCTTCGGCGACGTCGAGGAGATCCTCACGGCGGAGGAGCGGCTGACGTTCTCGCTGCCGCAGGAGCTCAAGCGGGATATGAAGAAGGCTGCTCTTCAGGCGTGA